A region from the Bacillota bacterium genome encodes:
- a CDS encoding triose-phosphate isomerase, which translates to MALRRSIVAGNWKMHKTIPESLALAGDLARDLREVVGLCDVVLCPPFTAETAVNG; encoded by the coding sequence ATGGCCTTGCGAAGAAGCATAGTCGCGGGGAACTGGAAGATGCACAAGACAATCCCCGAATCCCTCGCTCTCGCGGGAGACCTGGCCCGGGACCTTCGAGAGGTTGTGGGCCTGTGCGATGTAGTCCTCTGCCCGCCGTTCACCGCCGAGACGGCGGTGAACGG